The Bacteroidota bacterium nucleotide sequence CGGGAATTATAGTTGAAGCCAATACTGTTTTTTGCAAGCTACCTGATGAAAAATACTTAATTCTTCCATTATTTAAATCAGTTGTAGCAACAATTAATGGCATTTTTAATTCTTCAAAAGTATTAGCATTTAGCCTTTGTGAAAGCACCCTTGCTAAACCTGTTGGTTTTAAAAATCCTTTAACGGGAATTGAAAGACTTAAATATTTTAACATTTTTTGTTCGGTAAAATAACTTAAAATTTTATCGGGAGAATGTCCATCTGCATATAATACACCGACTAAAGCACCTGCACTTACTCCTGAAATAATATCTGGATAAATTCCTTTTTCATTCAATGCTTTAAGAACTCCAACATGGGCAAAACCTCTTGCTCCTCCTCCACTTAAAACAAGCCCAAGCTTATATTTTTTGTTATTTAATCTCATTTTAAAATTTATAGGTTTTTTTTAAGGCGTGCAAGATAGAAATCATTTTTGTAATTAATAAATTTTTTTACCAACCTTTGAAAGTTTTTGAGGAAACAAACTTTGGCTTTAGGGGGAGCACTAAATACATTCGCCTGCCTATGTCGGCAGACAGGCATTAAGATTTTCAGAGTTTTTTAATCTTCATCTTGTATCCCATTTTGTCTTTACCAATAAATAAACTATCTTTGTAAAAAAAGAAAAAAAGATGAAATCATACAAAAAAGAACTTTGGTTTAATATTGAAGCAAGACGAGAGATGTTAAACATTACTCCAATGGTAAATGAATGTCTTAAAGAAAGTGGCATAAAAGAAGGATTGCTACTTTGTAACGCAATGCATATTACAGCAAGTGTATTTATAAATGATGATGAACCCGGACTTCATCAGGATTTTGAAAAATGGTTGGAAAGTTTGGCACCCGAAAAACCTTATGAGCAATACAATCATAATACTTTTGAAGATAATGCAGACGGTCATTTGAAAAGAACAATAATGGGAAGAGAAGTTGTAGTAGCTGTTACTGACGGAAAACTAGATTTTGGACCATGGGAACAAATTTTTTATGGCGAATTTGACGGAAAAAGAAAAAAAAGAGTGCTTGTAAAAATTATTGGGGAATAATTGAATTATAAATATTGAATAATGGTTTATTATAATTAATTATTAAATTTGTAGTTTAATAATAAAGCAATGAAAGAGGTAGCATCAATAAATATTCTGTGTCTTGGTAATTGGAATAAACGAATTTTTACTCCAAAATGGGTGTCTGAAAATCTCTTTGAACTTGATCAAGACCAACAAATTCATGGTATCGTAAATACAGATGAAATGGAATTTGGATATACACATAAAGATGTCTTATTGTTACCAAAAGATAATGTATTAGAAATCAAAATTGAGAAAATTAATAAAGATTCAAAGGAATTTAGTGGTGTTTTGTTAAATCGCATTATCAATTTACTT carries:
- a CDS encoding secondary thiamine-phosphate synthase enzyme YjbQ; its protein translation is MKSYKKELWFNIEARREMLNITPMVNECLKESGIKEGLLLCNAMHITASVFINDDEPGLHQDFEKWLESLAPEKPYEQYNHNTFEDNADGHLKRTIMGREVVVAVTDGKLDFGPWEQIFYGEFDGKRKKRVLVKIIGE
- a CDS encoding patatin-like phospholipase family protein translates to MRLNNKKYKLGLVLSGGGARGFAHVGVLKALNEKGIYPDIISGVSAGALVGVLYADGHSPDKILSYFTEQKMLKYLSLSIPVKGFLKPTGLARVLSQRLNANTFEELKMPLIVATTDLNNGRIKYFSSGSLQKTVLASTIIPGLIRPIQINGITYVDGGVLNNFPIQAIFKDCKKIIGVHVNPTNYVNEFSNLLRVYERSFHLTASINVRKNSSKCDLFIEPQGLEKFHITDVSKGEMIFNIGYEATKKMLENSNKLF